The genomic segment atttGATATAATTTTACATAATAATACATagttaaacataaataaagaGATATAAGACCGATCTCATTTAGCATAATAGAATAAtttgtacatatatataattttactcaattaataatTATGTAACTAATTTTTATATATTAGTATGAATAAAATTAGTCTCAAAGTCATGCATGAtggaaatatttatatatataatcttgAAGTTCTTTTTTTCGGACAATAAGAAGTCATGAAAAAATCACATACACTAAAGAAATTATACAGtttaaaaaaatatgagaaaattttaaaataaaaaatataaatattgtatATAGCATTGAAATCTAAGCTTAATCCGAACTTGGTTAAGTGCTAATATTTTTGAACTCATGCCAATTTTTTCTTAAGCTATAATAACAAGGCTGGCATTTCATAAAATTTCCAACATTTCTTTGCCTATTATGTTACATTAAAATGAACCTAAAATAGAATAagaatgataattaaaaatactctaattttgttttaatattattaaatgtGATTCTCTTGTATTAAAAACAATCCCAGCATATATAATCAAACTCATATATTTTAATTAGCAGATACTAATGAGGGACCCTTTCGCAGTGAGGTCAAGttaaattatcatatataaatatgTCACTACATTACAAATATTTCAACTATATCTTCTTTAAAAATTAGCTGTTATTACCAAACCTTACAAAACAGTGAGTCAGTGGCATTTATTCCTGCTCTCCAATATAAtatgtatgtataaatatatatatatatatatatatatcccacCAAATtacaatttataataaataaaattcgATTAATCAATAATTAGTGTCGGCAACAAACAAAAACTCATTCACGAGGTAGAACacttacaaaaacaaaaaaattcttTTCATGTTATATGTTGTATATTGCACTAAAGTCATATATATGGTCATATATGGATGGTTTTCAGAAATAGAGATCTATATAAAGGGCCAAAATGCCCCTAGTAAGAGCATTTTTATTTTCGGTACATGGAAAAAttataaccaatttttttttatatgacaacaCACATGATATTTATAGTATGCATCCCATCAATTTTTgggaaattccgaataatttacagtgcaaAAATCTGAGTTCAAATAGTCTGTTTTTTACACGTGTAAAAAAAATCAGGCATGCGTGCAACTAACTGTTTGAATTCTGATTTCAGCAgcgtaaattatttagaatttccaaaaaattagcaaaatcatgttataactataatgtatgcAATTATGAAAAAAGaattagtttataatttttctaaGTGCTGAAAATAGAAAACGCTCATATAATAAGGGCAAAAGTAATGTCCCTACATAAGAAAattcttataaatatatatttatatatatgaagcTTCTTAGGTAGGAGCATCACTTTTGCCTCTACCGTAGGAACATTTTCTATTTTCGGTATTTAGAAAtattataacccaattttttttgtatGACAACATATATGATAGTTATAGTAGACACTCCGTTAATTTTCGAGAAATTATgcataatttacagtaccgaaatcagagttcaaatagtCTGTTTTCTacgtttataaaaaaaaatcagtcaCGTGTAAAAGTAATTGTTTGAACTCTAATTTTGACATCGTAAATTActcaaaatttctcaaaaattaatAAGATACTTGTTATAACTATATTTTACAACatcatacaaaaaaattaaattataatttttctaaatatcaaaataaaaaatgCCCTGCGATAGAGGAAAAAATAATACTCCTATCTAAAAATATTCCTATTTATATATGGCCACAATAATGTTAATTGTCCCCACATATATGTTCCTCCAAATTATAGTTTGACATTTTCCTTTTACATGTCTAATTCTCCACCAACAGTATcaaactttttaaatataaagtttgatattgttgatataacaatttaataacattattattaattggtatatatatacatatatatatatatatattaataaacagccataatttatatatatatatatttatatttatacatgtaAACATGGCCACGATCATTCTTGTTCATATAATATTAGATCCTCTACTCTCTAGCTGATTTTATGATTACATCATATTTACCACGTACACTACATGTTGAGccttattaattattattagctATTATATTGAACTATAtaaagaaaattataataaaccAAACCCGAtggaattattttaaaatatatttttggacgaaaatataattttaaacaaTATTAAATTCTCTCTCTTATGCAGATTAGAGTTTTAATAGGAGAAAATTGAATTATTCAAGTCACATATTTTgaccttttatatatatatatatatatatataattcaattcCTTGGAAAATTAGAGGCTTAATTTGTTTCCATGTAAATCAATGAACTCCACCGACAGCGATCCTTTTAAGagctaataatatatatatatatatttatacatatacacatGAAATTCCTAGcaattttttatgcatatttatctATACTTAGGggaaatataaatataaacctTAATCTTTTTATGAAAGTCAATGTTAGAAAAAGTAGATGAACAATACATTATTAGTTATTgcattgtgtttattatttttaatcattcACTACGTGGTAGCTAGCTAGGGACACTAAACTCAAGAACAAACTCCGTAACCTTTTAAAAACGTCaccaattaattattattatttatattcgGTACCAAAATCAACCAACTTCCGATGATATTTCTCTAACTTTAATTAAAACATTATTATTtaactattaaaaataaaatcccAAGACAAAAATAAGAGGCCACGTGTATGAAATTTAGGCCGTGGCATAAAGCTGGGATTTATATTGAATATTCTCATGTGAAAAATGAACTTGATAGGTCAATATCTATATATCCCAAGGTTTTATGATCCCAACCCTATGGGAAAGGTCCACCGTCCACCCTATTATAAAATCTTACCAAACCTTAATTCTACCccttcaaaattaaatttaattactcTAAACTTTAATTCCAAGTACCTTTTaacataatttattattataaaaatatgtaatattaaaacatttttattaattaaatttcgacCACTATTCCCTATTGGATAAGCAAACAACttttttttattgaattaatAAAAAAGTTGAGTTTTCATGAGAATATTGGACAGATTATACGACATTGATTGTAGCCACAAGTTagaattttctttaatttattgttatCATTTTTTTAGATATGTAAAGGCAAAAACTATTAAAACTGTGCACACACGAGAAAGGGCTTCTCCTATTTTTgggtcttatatatatatatatatatatatatatatatatatgtaaataaaaaGACCAAAGAAAACTACGTAATCGAACAGTTCTAGTATTATAACAAACCAAAATTGTACCAACTTTTCTTGAAGTGCATATATTATGCCTAATTGTTATAAGATTTGACCAACTGGGTCTTCATTTTTATTAGTAATTATAACgttgatataatatatatattattcaacGCACTtctcaaaagaaaaaaataactaCCTATTCAAcgtaaaaataaaataatcatgcatataattgtCCTAATAGCCATTAGTTTCACATGGTTAAATTAAATTTCTCTCTTTATAactataattagtaaaaaaaattaggtggaataattataatttttcaaatataatattttttcagaaatatttttaaatgaatcAACTAATATATATGTGAAAGTACTCATGTAAAAAGTTGAGTATGTTGTCTAAATATGCTCAAATTAATATACCCAATGAACATAAAATATATACGTGATTTTATGTAATTAAGTATAATAACATAACTAATAATAAACAGTTAAGATTAATTAGACGCAAAATAAAATAGTGATTGAGATTGAGATTAAGATTGAGAAAATAATGAGTACCGTAAAGACGAAGCTGTAACCACGTTTAAGAACATCCAAGAGGAACAAAGTTCGTCTCCACATCATCTTAATGAACTCTTGAGACATAAAAAGCTTCTCACCCCTGAAATCCACACCGTCCGTTTCCAATCTAAAGCAATTCAGACTCAAGAACTGGCAACGATCGTAGGCCGTCTGATCAACGGCCACCACCAGAAGATTATCACGTAGCTTACTGGTCTCTTCCCCTAACCAAAAACTGTCTAAGAAAATATCAAGCATTGTAGTATCACCTTTCACATCTTGCTCGGCGTAAGCCCTGTTGATCACAGCTATGATAACTGTCTTGTTATTTCCCACGGAGGCTTTGGCCAAAGCCAATTCGAGCTCATCATCATAAACTTTTGGGGTCGTTTCAATCTCTGTCGTCTTATTCACAAATCAAACAAGTTATTATAAATATGTACATTGTTTAAAAATGAAATCATAATAAATTAGAGACTTACTGAGTTTGAAGGCTGACATTGGAGTACTTTGGAGGGCTCTCtttggaagggaaagtaagatGTGTAAGAAGGTGACCAAAGGGAGAGACTAAGAATAGTTGTACCGGttaagaagaggaaaatgagtgCAATATTAGAACCCAAAGAGTAGTACTGGATCTTCTTGGGGTGATTATTAATATCCATTTttgtggtttggtttggtttggtttggttttgttttgattttctttttctgGGTTATGAAGCTTATTAATTAATGGTTATGGAGGAGAGAAAGAGATGTTAATTTAGAGAGAGAAGAGTTGTGTGAGTTTGGTGTAATGGTTGGGAACTTGGCTAGATGTGCCTGGTGAGGTTTTTTTTATTGGTGTGCTTTGACTCAttaaaaagagaaaaatatatgtatatttgttatgTATATATTGGTCAAGAACTACCTAGCCAGGCTTTGTCATATATTCCTACagcttttctttatttttggtaagataataaatacaaaaattaatgCATCGATGTCTttcaaaaaggaaaaaaataatcaaatcatTGATCAAAtatcaaatattaatattattgtGGAATAAACTAAAGAAGTTTATTCCTCTtgataattattttttgttaatttgtttTAGTATGGTAAGCTCTCTATTGTCATCCTCCCTTGCTGTACctttaattattcataatttatctcttaatttaattttttgttctCAAGTCTCTCCCTTGAACTTTAATTAGCCCATCGATTAAATTCCTATAGGTTTATCGTTTATTGAAAAAttttattgtatgttattttattttttgacttAGGACACTTTTTTTGAAAAAtcaataatatgattatatatattttgaaaatttattcTCAATATTTAGATTTAAAGaagaatttaatttaaaaatactaGGCGAAAAGTTAATGTCAATAAATTTCTTCCATAGCAAGAAGAAATAATTATTAATCAATTGTTCATATTGGTgggaaaactttgaaaataaaaaagtatTTGATTAATAAAGTAAATTGAAGATTTCCTAGTATTATTGCTCAaattatctaaaaaaaaaaattgctagaTGAttctattaattattcattgtgataaaataattaagataaaaatatgcacatatatacggTTATAAAAATATGTCACTTGCTATAATATATCACTATTGGTGTAATTTAGTATCGAGtatcatatattttaatttaaaataatataaataacatcTACAATACTTAATTGtacaaattaatataaaatgatGTTGGGCACCATGGATATATGTCCTATATAACAGTATTTTAAACTAATTGAGCACCTTAAGTTGCTTCTTAACAATACTCAATCTGTTTGTTTGAAATAAGATGTTTtgtatatatatagttttatttgATAATTCTTCTctcgtataataataataataataataataataataataataataataataataataataataataacgtaCAAAATTTAACATGAATTTTAGAGCAAATATAATCGTGATGCAACAAAGGCAGCTTAGATGAAGCTTCTTAAGAGATTTTCTCATATAACCGTATCTGAGTCTTTTAATATGCTTGGTGTTGCGTTATAAACTTCTTAAAATAactattttgggaattttttttttcttaaaaaaaattctaactaagagctcattttatttttatttttatttttgtttgaatgGGTCAAGGTTTGTTTTATCAGATCATGAACTGTAAGCATATTTGGCACTAATAAGCATTTACGTATGTCTTTTTGTTTTAATCggcttttatttataatataattagtGGTGATGAGTAATTTGTATCTGCTtgtatttaaattaaaaattctaaaggagataaaaaaataaaaagaattagagagcttGGGAAGTGAGAATGGGATTAATTTTATTAAAGTTAAGTCTTGGCATTGATCAAGgggataaatatatatatatatatattccagtaaaaaaataaaaaagcgcCAGAATTTTTAGAGAAAAGCTATCATGAGTTAATGCTCTTAATATTATTAAGTCAACAAAAATTGATTTTAGTGCAGGATATGAGAGTACAAAATCTGAGATGATATAAATGCTAGATTTGAGAGAGCAGTTTGCAATCTCATTCTTAAGTTTTATGAACCAAGGACAAGGACACAGGCAGAAAGTAATCagataaaaaagaaaataaaaacgagcaaaaataaaattataatagaTAATTTTTAAGAGCATTGCTACAAGTCACGCTGTAGTATAATAGATATATGTTGGTGTAATTTAGTTATAAAATtccacatattttaatttaatttagttgAAATATGTAGATTTGATATTGACTTACACCAATACCAATAGTAATATAGAGTGTTAGGCATCTGGAttcatttcttattttttttttaaatctaattaGTATTTTAAGAGCCAAAATAAATTATAGGGTAAATAACAATTTGATAcatgtgttttatcaaaatacaaatttAGTACATATTtattgaaatcgtacatatttagtattCTGGATCTAGATTTTGTCCATATAACCAAACTGTCATTAATTATATAtcattaagtaattaaatttgaattaaaaacTTATATAACTGATTACAATTTGACTATaatgataaaattttattgattAAATTTGAGTACATGTGCTAAGtatgtacgattttaaattataaagtacaaaataaatattattgaaaacatataatatcaaatttGTATTTAGATAAAACAGaaaaaatgaaataattatttactttaaataatattgtaaatttatatattaattatttatttatttaaaagaaaagGTAGTCTTGGCTACACTGCTAtgaacattaatttttttttttgggacgaGCAGTTCAGTAATTAAAGGAAACTATGGAAACCACATCACGAGGTTGTTTGACCACACTATTAGCCAAGGTGTTACTACTGTTGTTCAATTGATTAACGTAAACGAAAAGGAATTAACTAAAACAATTAGGTAACTTGAGAACTGtagtaaaaattatatgtttaatataacattttaaaaataaaacatgatatTTCTATTAAATTAAAGAAACACGATATTATTATAACTATAACAACTTATAATTATAATCTAAGTAAtaattataacaaatatagaGTTGAGAAAATTAAACGTTGGTAAAttacactactagaaatatagacttttatttcattttttacacatagaatataaaaaaaactgaagtaaaagcatTTCAAtaagtttttacttcgcttttgggaaCGGTAGTACATAATAAAATGTTATtacttcggtttcttaaaaaaacgaagttaaaatagaaaatagacaagtgtcatgtttggtttgcacactatattggggcttttcacttcggtttttatgaaaaaaccgaagtgaaaagtggagcaaaCCAAATGTGGCCCTGAaagcttttacttcggttcttatataaaaaccgaagtaaaagagttttaatacccttaatatatagctctCGCCCCTCATTCGTTTCTCTGAAGCAAAAATCCCAAACGCCAAACTCAaaaaacctccattgttgtcgtactcccacgagagtttcactaaatatactaatttttatatttttttttaccatttgaaactatttttcttacttaaaaacagaaatattagttccatttttatttttgagggagaaaATAAAAACATTGGAtgtgggtatttttagggttcgaaaatgggtattgttattggactttgactggttttcttacattaaaataagttcttgagcttcaaaaaatgtatgaatcactaaatctttgtttgtatgatttttttttctatattattttcatattttttttcttatagatataatgtgtttattatatataggttttagagttgctaatattgatttagaggttattttgagcatcaaagaaggtttgttaccttaaaactttgtttgtgttaaattttttttatattatttcgaatttaatacttattttttagtatatttgtgttatatatttttttattttgttattttatataatgttattaattatatatat from the Humulus lupulus chromosome X, drHumLupu1.1, whole genome shotgun sequence genome contains:
- the LOC133803266 gene encoding uncharacterized protein At1g28695-like, whose product is MDINNHPKKIQYYSLGSNIALIFLFLTGTTILSLSLWSPSYTSYFPFQREPSKVLQCQPSNSTTEIETTPKVYDDELELALAKASVGNNKTVIIAVINRAYAEQDVKGDTTMLDIFLDSFWLGEETSKLRDNLLVVAVDQTAYDRCQFLSLNCFRLETDGVDFRGEKLFMSQEFIKMMWRRTLFLLDVLKRGYSFVFTDMDVVWLRNPFERLSKNETEDLQISTDMFFGDPWNKNHLINTGFYYIRSNNKTIALFDKWYSLKDNSTGLKEQDVLLGLIHGNIIEQLGLKVRFLDTKHFSGFCQDSKDFREVTTVHANCCRSITAKVTDLRAVLRDWKRYKKVMSYKRFANVNATQNFHWTGHWGCWNSWKVGNKTRVIKKQN